One genomic segment of Strix uralensis isolate ZFMK-TIS-50842 unplaced genomic scaffold, bStrUra1 scaffold_219, whole genome shotgun sequence includes these proteins:
- the GCDH gene encoding glutaryl-CoA dehydrogenase, mitochondrial, which yields MALRFAAPLLRLVRSGVRWGGTAPPPAAAFDWRDPLGLEGLLFPEERLLRDALRRYCRERLQPRVLRANRHEVFDREIVSEMGELGVLGPTIKGYGCAGTTSVGYGLVTRELERVDSSYRSVLSVQSSLVMHPILAYGTPAQRDRFLPPLARGELLGCFGLTEPNHGSDPGRMETRARYNPSAKTYTLRGSKTWITNAPVADLCLVWAVCEEDGRVRGFLLERGMPGLSTPKIEGKFSLRASATGMIVMDDVEVPEENLLPHADGLAGPFGCLTHARYGIAWGALGAAEACLETARQYVLDRKQFGGPLARNQLVQKKLADMVTEIALGLQACLRLGRLKDEGRAAPEMVSMLKRNSCGKALAIAREARDMLGGNGVCDEYHVIRHLMNLEAVNTYEGTHDIHALILGRAITGIQAFAPGKPPAPRG from the exons atgGCGCTGCGATTCGCCGCCCCGCTGCTGCGCCTGGTCCGGAGCGGCGTCCGCTGGgggggcacggccccccccc ccgcggccGCCTTCGACTGGCGGGACCcgctggggctggaggggctcCTGTTCCCCGAGGAGCGGCTGCTGCGGGACGCGCTGCGCCGGTACTGCCGGGAGCGGCTGCAGCCCCGCGTGCTGCGGGCCAACCGCCACGAGG TCTTTGACCGGGAGATCGTGTCGGAgatgggggaactgggggtgctGGGCCCCACCATCAAAG GGTACGGCTGCGCGGGCACCACCTCGGTGGGCTACGGGCTGGTGACGCGGGAGCTGGAGCGGGTGGACAGCAGCTACCGCTCGGTGCTGAGCGTCCAGTCCTCCCTCGTCATGCACCCGATCCTGGCCTACGGCACCCCCGCCCAGCGCGACCGCTTCCTGCCCCCCCTGG cgcggggggagctgctggggtgcTTTGGGCTGACGGAGCCCAACCACGGGAGCGACCCGGGGCGCATGGAGACGCGGGCGCGCTACAACCCCAGTGCCAAGACCTACACGCTGCGGGGCTCCAAGACCTG gATCACCAACGCGCCAGTGGCCGACCTGTGCCTGGTGTGGGCGGTGTGCGAGGAGGACGGGCGGGTGCGGGGGTTCCTCCTGGAGCGGGGGATGCCCGGCCTCAGCACCCCCAAAATCGAGGGCAAGTTCTCGCTCCGCGCCTCCGCCACCGGTATGATCGTGATGGACGATGTGGAGGTGCCGGAGGAGAACCTGCTGCCCCACGCCGACGGGCTGGCG GGGCCCTTTGGCTGCCTGACCCACGCCCGCTACGGCATCGCCTGGGGCGCGCTGGGCGCCGCCGAGGCCTGCCTGGAGACGGCGCGGCAGTACGTCCTCGACAG GAAGCAGTTCGGGGGGCCGCTGGCGCGCAACCAGCTGGTGCAGAAGAAGCTGGCGGACATGGTGACGGAGATCGCGCTGGGGCTGCAGGCCTGCCTGCGCCTCGGCCGCCTCAAGGACGAGGGCAG GGCGGCCCCTGAGATGGTGTCGATGCTGAAGCGCAACTCGTGCGGGAAGGCGCTGGCCATCGCCCGGGAGGCGCGGGACATGCTGGGGGGGAACGGGGTCTGCGACGAGTATCACGTCATCCGGCACCTGATGAACCTGGAGGCCGTCAACACCTACGAAG GCACCCACGACATCCACGCGCTGATCCTGGGCCGAGCCATCACCGGCATCCAGGCCTTCGCCCCCGGCAAACCGCCAGCACCGCGGGGCTAG
- the SYCE2 gene encoding synaptonemal complex central element protein 2, giving the protein MSGKERQGPEAEPHPERDDSPFFAGLSRDEPPGKDPNSAEASLDSQASKYFALLDASLGGLQERAQELINILNSSRKEDHSMMRSFRESLLLKVSGLAEQLEERVFHLYDLHNKLIQERLQELEEVMERVGQAKTELQQVCLTVEAAYRDLCLQPET; this is encoded by the exons ATGTCAGGAAAGGAGCGCCAAGGCCCTGAGGCAGAGCCGCATCCGGAGAGGGATGACAGCCCCTTCTTTGCAGGGTTGAGCAGGGACGAGCCCCCCGGCAAGGACCCCAACAG CGCGGAGGCGTCGCTGGACAGCCAGGCCTCCAAATATTTCGCGTTGCTGGACGCCAGCCTCGGGGGCCTGCAGGAGCGGGCACAGGAGCTGATCAACATACTGAACAGCAGCCGCAAAGAGGACCACAGCATGATGAGAAGCTTCAGGGAGAGCCTGCTGCTGAAG GTCTCGGGGCTGGCGGAACAGCTGGAGGAGCGGGTCTTCCACCTCTACGACCTCCACAACAAGCTGATCCAGGAgcggctgcaggagctggaggaggtgatGGAGCGGGTGGGACAGGCCAAGACCGAGCTCCAGCAGGTCTGTCTCACTGTGGAGGCGGCTTATCGTGACCTCTGCCTGCAGCCCGAGACCTGA
- the FARSA gene encoding phenylalanine--tRNA ligase alpha subunit, whose translation MAPRHAQDGARRASASGLRRERFRSAPAALPAAAMSPSVAELLLQRLEREAAGPGGGLCSLEAAAALGLDHQTLVGAVKSLQALGEVIEAEARAATRWELSPEGSEVLRDGSPEVRLFRSLPAEGLPQSDAMKLPGGSVGFSKAMANKWLRLEKGAPGGPRVLRAVAEVQDGVQESLRRVQRGEAQSLPERDRTELKRRKLLLEVTLKSYWIRKGSAFSTAVARQETELTPEMIATGSWRQLPFKPYNFAALGLPPACGHLHPLLKVRSQLRQIFLEMGFTEMPTDNFVESSFWNFDALFQPQQHPARDQHDTFFLQDPAEAPELPAGYTAKVKKVHSQGGYGSQGYKYEWRLEEARKNLLRTHTTSASARALHRLARQEKFSPVKYFSIDRVFRNESLDATHLAEFHQVEGVVADRGLTLGHLMGTLRQFFTKLGITQLRFKPAYNPYTEPSMEVFSYHEGLKKWVEVGNSGIFRPELLLPMGLPENISVIAWGLSLERPTMIKYGINNIRELVGHRVNLQMVYDSPLCRLDA comes from the exons ATGGCGCCTCGCCACGCTCAAGATGGCGCCCGCCGCGCCTCCGCTTCCGGTTTGCGCCGGGAGCGTTTCCGGTCGGCGCCGGCAGCGCTTCCGGCCGCCGCGATGTCGCCGAGCGTGgccgagctgctgctgcagcggctggagcgggaggcggcggggcccggcgggggcctCTGCAGCCTGGAGGCGGCCGCCGCGCTCGGCCTCGACCACCAGACACTCGTGGGCGCCGTCAAGAGCCTCCAGGCGCTGGGGGAG GTGATCGAGGCGGAGGCGCGGGCGGCCACGCGGTGGGAGCTGAGCCCCGAGGGTTCGGAGGTGCTGCGGGACGGCAGCCCCGAGGTGCGGCTCTTCCGGAGCCTCCCGGCGGAGGGGCTGCCCCAGAGCGACGCCATG AAGCTGCCCGGCGGCTCGGTGGGCTTCAGCAAGGCCATGGCCAACAAGTGGCTGCGTCTGGAGAAGGGGGCGCCCGGCGGCCCCCGCGTCCTGCGCGCC GTGGCGGAGGTGCAGGACGGGGTGCAGGAGAGCCTGCGGCGGGTGCAGCGGGGGGAGGCCCAGAGCCTGCCCGAGCGCGACCGCACCGAGCTCAAGAGGCGGAAGCTGCTGCTGGAAGT caccctcaaGTCCTACTGGATCCGCAAGGGCAGCGCCTTCAGCACCGCGGTGGCGCGGCAGGAGACGGAGCTGACGCCGGAGATGATCGCCAC GGGCTCCTGGCGGCAGCTCCCCTTCAAGCCCTACAACTTTGCGGCGCTGGGGCTGCCGCCCGCCTGCGGCCACCTGCACCCCCTGCTGAAGGTGCGCTCCCAGCTGCGCCAGATCTTCCTGGAGATGGG GTTCACGGAGATGCCCACCGACAACTTTGTGGAGAGCTCCTTCTGGAACTTCGACGCCCTcttccagccccagcagcacccggCCCGCGACCAGCACGACACCTTCTTcctgcagg accccgcCGAGGCCCCTGAGCTGCCCGCTGGATACACGGCCAAGGTGAAGAAGGTCCACTCGCAGGGAGGCTACGGCTCGCAGGG gtACAAATACGAGTGGCGGCTGGAGGAGGCGCGGAAGAACCTGCTGCGCACCCACACCACGTCCGCCAGCGCCCGCGCGCTGCACCGGCTGGCCCGCCAG GAGAAGTTCTCCCCCGTGAAATACTTCTCCATCGACCGGGTGTTCCGCAACGAGAGCCTGGACGCCACCCACCTGGCCGAGTTCCACCAGGTGGAGGGGGTGGTGGCCGACCGCGGCCTCACCCTCGGCCACCTCATGGGCACCCTCCGGCAGTTCTTCACCAAGCTGG GCATCACGCAGCTGCGCTTCAAGCCGGCCTATAACCCCTACACGGAGCCCAGCATGGAGGTGTTCAGCTACCACGAGG GCCTGAAGAAGTGGGTGGAGGTGGGGAACTCGGGGATCTTCCGCCCcgagctgctgctgcccatggGGCTGCCCGAGAACATCTCTGTCATCGCCTGGGGGCTCTCGCTGGAGCG CCCCACCATGATCAAGTACGGCATCAACAACATCCGGGAGCTGGTGGGGCACCGGGTCAACCTCCAGATGGTCTACGACAGCCCCCTCTGCCGCCTGGACGCCTAG
- the CALR gene encoding calreticulin — translation MRPSGTPTFGGAGAAGQRAAGQWERALRGHGPMGRGWGRAEGRRAHKRGRHRPPPPQCRAPPGRDTGKDRAAPPGTAAMSRLSLPVLLGALLALAAAGPTQFFREEFGDGDAWTRRWVESKHKPDYGRFVLTAGKFYGDSEKDKGIQTSQDARFYAISSRFEPFSNRDKTLVVQFTVKHEQNIDCGGGYVKLFPASLSQEDMHGDSEYNIMFGPDICGPGTKKVHVIFNYNGKNVLINKDIRCKDDEFTHLYTLVVRPDNTYEVKIDNGRVESGSLEEDWDFLPPRKIKDPEARKPDDWDERAKIDDPEDTKPEDWDKPEHIPDPDAKKPEDWDEEMDGEWEPPVIQNPEYKGEWRPQQIDNPDYKGKWVHPEIDNPEYSPDPHLYAYDSFGVIGLDLWQVKSGTIFDNFLITDDEKLAEEIGNETWGATKEAERKMKEQQDEEQRKKQEEEEKQQKEEEGDEEGDGDEEEEEDEEEPEAEPEEAAPRDEL, via the exons ATGCGGCCATCTGGGACGCCAACGTTCGGGGGCGCCGGCGCCGCCGGCCAGCGGGCGGCCGGCCAATGGGAGCGGGCCCTGCGCGGGCACGGGCCAatgggccggggctgggggcgggccGAGGGGCGGCGGGCACATAAAAGGGggcgccaccgccccccccctccgcagTGCcgggcgccgccgggccgggacACAGGGAAGGATCGGGCCGCGCCGCCTGGGACCGCCGCCATGAGCCGCCTCAGCCTCCCCGTCCTGCTCGGCGCCCTCCTGGCgctggcggcggccgggcccACCCAGTTCTTCAGGGAGGAGTTCGGGGAcggag ACGCCTGGACCCGCCGGTGGGTGGAATCGAAGCACAAGCCCGACTACGGCCGGTTCGTGCTCACGGCTGGGAAGTTTTACGGCGACTCGGAGAAGGACAAAG GGATCCAGACGAGCCAGGACGCCCGGTTCTACGCCATCTCCTCCCGCTTTGAGCCCTTCAGCAACCGGGACAAGACGCTGGTGGTGCAGTTCACGGTGAAGCACGAGCAGAACATAGACTGTGGTGGTGGCTACGTCAAGCTCTTCCCGGCCAGCTTGAGCCAGGAGGACATGCACGGCGACTCGGAGTACAACATCATGTTTG GCCCTGACATCTGCGGCCCCGGCACCAAGAAGGTCCATGTCATCTTCAACTACAACGGGAAGAACGTGCTGATCAACAAGGACATCCGCTGCAAg GACGACGAGTTCACCCACCTCTACACGCTGGTGGTGCGGCCCGACAACACCTACGAGGTGAAGATCGACAATGGGCGGGTGGAGTCgggcagcctggaggaggactGGGACTTCCTGCCCCCCAGGAAGATCAAGGACCCCGAGGCCCGGAAACCTGATGACTGGGATGAGCGGGCCAAGATCGATGACCCCGAGGACACCAAgcctgag GACTGGGACAAGCCCGAGCACATCCCTGACCCCGATGCCAAGAAGCCGGAGGACTGGGATGAGGAGATGGACGGGGAGTGGGAGCCCCCCGTTATCCAGAACCCTGAGTACAag GGTGAGTGGAGGCCCCAGCAGATCGACAACCCCGACTACAAGGGGAAGTGGGTGCACCCCGAGATCGACAACCCCGAGTACAGCCCCGACCCCCACCTCTACGCCTACGACAGCTTCGGCGTCATCGGCCTCGACCTCTGGCAG GTGAAGTCTGGCACCATCTTCGATAATTTCCTCATCACGGATGACGAGAAGCTGGCGGAGGAGATCGGGAATGAGACCTGGGGGGCCACCAAG GAGGCggagaggaagatgaaggagcagcaggacgaggagcagcggaagaagcaggaggaggaggagaagcagcagaaggaggaggagggggacgAGGAGGGGGACggggacgaggaggaggaggaggatgaggaggagccCGAGGCCGAGCCCGAGGAGGCGGCCCCGCGGGACGAGCTGTga
- the RAD23A gene encoding UV excision repair protein RAD23 homolog A, producing MAVTVTLKTLQQQTFKIRMEPHETVRALKEKIEAEKGSDAFPVAGQKLIYAGKILSDDVPIREYRIDEKNFVVVMVTKAKSALGTAAPEAGAGGTSEPPAAPGPPPAADAVPPPPAAPSEETPSHDLPPLALSEPAAGSVPPASSAGRSADAASTLVTGSEYETMLTEIMSMGYERERVVAALRASYNNPHRAVEYLLTGIPGSPEPERPPVQESRPPEQPAPEGENPLEFLREQPQFQNMRQVIQQNPALLPALLQQLGQENPQLLQQISQHQEQFIQMLNEPLGELGDLEGEIGAIGDESPQMNYIQVTPQEKEAIERLKALGFPESLVIQAYFACEKNENLAANFLLSQNFDDD from the exons atGGCGGTGACCGTGACGCTGAAGACGCTGCAGCAGCAAACCTTCAAAATCCGGATGGAGCCGCACGAGACG GTGCGGGCGCTGAAGGAGAAGATCGAGGCGGAGAAGGGCAGCGACGCCTTTCCCGTGGCCGGGCAGAAGCTCATCTACGCCGGGAAGATCCTGAGCGATGACGTCCCCATTCGCGAGTACCGCATCGACGAGAAGAACTTTGTGGTCGTCATGGTGACCAAG GCCAAGTCGGCGCTGGGCACTGCAGCCCCCGAGGCTGGAGCAGGCGGCACCTCGGAGCCTCCCGCGGCACCGGGGCCTCCCCCGGCCGCAGACGccgtccccccgccgccggctgcccccAGCGAGGAGACACCATCCCATGACCTTCCTCCGCTTGCCCTCTCAGAGCCTGCAGCGGG CTCTGTTCCCCCCGCAAGTAGCGCGGGGCGCTCGGCCGATGCTGCCTCCACCCTCG TGACGGGCTCGGAGTACGAGACGATGCTGACGGAGATCATGTCGATGGGGTACGAGCGGGAGCGGGTGGTGGCTGCGCTGCGTGCCAGCTACAACAACCCCCACCGCGCCGTCGAGTACCTGCTGACG ggcatcCCCGGCAGCCCCGAGCCCGAGCGCCCCCCGGTGCAGGAGAGTCGCCCCCCGGAGCAGCCGGCGCCTGAAG GGGAGAACCCGCTGGAGTTCCTGCGGGAGCAGCCCCAGTTCCAGAACATGCGGCAGGTGATCCAGCAGAACCCGGCCCTGCTGCCcgccctgctccagcagctgggccaggagaACCCCCAGCTGCTCCAG caaaTCAGCCAGCACCAGGAGCAGTTCATCCAGATGCTGAACGAGCCCCTGGGGGAGCTGGGTGACCTCGAGGGGGAGATAGGCGCCATCGGGGACGAGTCCCCCCAGATGAACTACATCCAGGTGACGCCTCAGGAAAAAGAAGCCATAGAAAGG TTGAAGGCGCTGGGCTTCCCCGAGAGCCTGGTGATCCAGGCCTACTTCGCCTGCGAGAAGAACGAGAACCTGGCGGCCAACTTCCTGCTCAGCCAGAACTTTGACGATgactga